The Candidatus Minimicrobia sp. QA0096 DNA segment GCAAATCCATATCGGTTCGCTGACCAGCAAATTGCATAATTCGATCTTGCCTGGGATTAAGACCGCTAGTTTCAAGATCGTAAAAGAAAAATGTTTGCGCCATATTTATATTATACCATCAAGCTCACGCTAATTTACACCAGCAGAATCTATTGCTCGACCAATGTAAACGGCATAGATTCGCCAATCTGAATCAAGCTTTCACCAATCGCCCCTTGACGTAATAATTCATGAGTAATCCCCATTTTTCGCATAATATCTCGTAAGCGATTAACAGATTCAAACTGATCAAAGTTAGTCCGACGAGCAAATTTTTCAATCTTAGCGCCCGTAACAATAAACTCAATCTCCTCATCTTCATCGTCAGTCTCATTAAATTCAGCGTCAGAAACACGCCTTACAGACCAAGCATCAGAAATAACCTGATCGTCTAACGAAATTGTTGGCAAATCTTCCTCTTCTTCATCAACAATTTCAGCTTCACGTTCTCGATACCCAGCAACTTCATCACGCAACATTCGTAGAAGCTCAGTCACTCCGTCGTGTGTCTGAGAAGAAATCGCCACGACCGGCGCGCCATTAGCTACTTTTTGAAGGGCAGTCGACTGCATAGCAATAATCTCATCATCCAAGCCTTCGCATTTGGTCAGTGCTATTATCTCTGGACGCTCCGCTAATGATTCGGAATATTTTTCCAGTTCGTGACGAATTGCCTGATATTTCTCCGCCGGATCATCACTATATACATCAATCATATGAAGCAGCACGGCTGTTCGCTCGACATGTCGCAAAAATTGATCGCCCAAACCTTTACCTTCCGATGCACCTTCAATCAACCCCGGAATATCAGCAATCAAAATCGACCCATCATCGACGTCAGCCACTCCCAAATTCGGCGTCAAAGTCGTAAATTCGTAATTAGCAATCTCCGGACGCGCATTAGAAACCACACTCAGGAACGTCGACTTACCAGCGTTCGGAAATCCAACCAAACCAACATCAGCCAATAATTTCAATTCCAACTCTGCCTCAAATTCCTCGCCAGCCTCACCAAGTTCAGCAATTTTAGGCGTTTGGCGCGTACTAGACGTAAAGTGTGCATTTCCAAATCCACCATCTCCACCGCGAGCCACCACTGCTTGCTGCTGATCTTCGGTCAAATCCGCAATTACCATACCGTCGCGCTTCACCAGAGTACCCATTGGTACCTTAACAATTAGTGGTGCACCACTTTTTCCTCGTTTATTACGTTTTCCGCCATCACCGCCCTTTTCAGCTTTAAGTTCTGGCTTATATCTAAAATTTAAAAGCGTGTTAAGATCTTTCGTCGCCAAAAAAACAATATCACCACCACGACCGCCATCACCGCCATCAGGACCACCCTTATCGACGTATTTCTCATGACGAAAACTAACTACACCATTACCGCCTCTACCGGCGCGCACTAAAACTTTTGCAATATCTACAAACATATCTTTAGTATACCAAAAAGCACCCCATCAGTCGACGGGGTGTTACTCTGGTGTCATTTTAAATTTTAGTGAATGAAGTTATAGCGACCAGCCTCAGCAAGCGGCACGATGCGAGAAGAGATAATATTATAACCCGCATAATTCATATCTGAAACATAGATATTCTGACCATCTACTCGTTCCACGATACCGACGTGTCCATAGCCATAGCCACCCCAAACATTCTGTATAATAGCACCCGGCGCTGGAACATTGTTAACCACGAGCCCAGCAGCACGAGCACTAGCACTCCAAGCCTTAGCATGACCCCAGAAACTACCAATTGGACGACCCAACTGCAAACGACGCTCGTATGCATACCAAGTACAGTTACCAGCCGCATAGCGGTTACCGACAGAAGCGGTCAACCAACTTCGACTCGCACTCGTAGTAGTCGACGACGAAGAATATCGATTGCCATATGACCTACTTCGCGAAGCAACATAACCAGGTCGCTCATTTTCCGGAAGCTCACCTCCAGGCAATACAATTCTAGAGCCAATAGACAGCTTAGCACCGTCATCGATATCATTGTATAGGACAACACGCTCAGCGCTCGTCTTATACTTTTCTGCCAGAGATTGGGCAGTATCGCCGTCTTTAACAGTATAGACAACACCGTCAACAAGAGGCACAACTAGAGTCTTATTCGGCTCTACGGCGTCCGAAGTTGTATTATTAGCCCAACGAAGCGTCTGAGATGAAATCTTAAACTTCTTAGCAATAGACTCAATCGTATCACCCTCTTTGGTCACGTAAGATGAAATACCACGCGCCGCCGAAGTGTCTGGCTTAACAATGTCAGGTTTTGTTATAACTTCTGCATCATTCTGAGAAAGACTCTTCTTAATTGTTAGTGAAGTTTCAGACTCGCGTAAATCACCAGCCGAAGGCAATTCCGCCGTTTCCGCCAAGTTAGTTACAGCATTAGCTGCTGCCAATTCATCTACTGAAGCTGTTTTAGACTTAGCAGACTTAGATACCGATGAAACACCAGTAGTTTCAGATGATGCCAAAGTTTTTGATCTTTCAGCGGATACATTACTACCACTATTG contains these protein-coding regions:
- a CDS encoding LysM peptidoglycan-binding domain-containing protein, yielding MREERQFGRSADGNINTRRTIIRNHFTSLRSKKRKLQSFAIYGGIFLLTISFLIYGNSGSNVSAERSKTLASSETTGVSSVSKSAKSKTASVDELAAANAVTNLAETAELPSAGDLRESETSLTIKKSLSQNDAEVITKPDIVKPDTSAARGISSYVTKEGDTIESIAKKFKISSQTLRWANNTTSDAVEPNKTLVVPLVDGVVYTVKDGDTAQSLAEKYKTSAERVVLYNDIDDGAKLSIGSRIVLPGGELPENERPGYVASRSRSYGNRYSSSSTTTSASRSWLTASVGNRYAAGNCTWYAYERRLQLGRPIGSFWGHAKAWSASARAAGLVVNNVPAPGAIIQNVWGGYGYGHVGIVERVDGQNIYVSDMNYAGYNIISSRIVPLAEAGRYNFIH
- the obgE gene encoding GTPase ObgE, with protein sequence MFVDIAKVLVRAGRGGNGVVSFRHEKYVDKGGPDGGDGGRGGDIVFLATKDLNTLLNFRYKPELKAEKGGDGGKRNKRGKSGAPLIVKVPMGTLVKRDGMVIADLTEDQQQAVVARGGDGGFGNAHFTSSTRQTPKIAELGEAGEEFEAELELKLLADVGLVGFPNAGKSTFLSVVSNARPEIANYEFTTLTPNLGVADVDDGSILIADIPGLIEGASEGKGLGDQFLRHVERTAVLLHMIDVYSDDPAEKYQAIRHELEKYSESLAERPEIIALTKCEGLDDEIIAMQSTALQKVANGAPVVAISSQTHDGVTELLRMLRDEVAGYREREAEIVDEEEEDLPTISLDDQVISDAWSVRRVSDAEFNETDDEDEEIEFIVTGAKIEKFARRTNFDQFESVNRLRDIMRKMGITHELLRQGAIGESLIQIGESMPFTLVEQ